CGTTTCGCCATTTTCGAAAAATGGTCGCACAGCTGCGCATAACAGTCATTTTCCGGTTTGGCGATGGCGACGACATTAATCTTCATAGAGCGCACTCCCTACAACAAGCCACGTGACATGATCGATCCTGTCATCGGGTTTCACTCCGCCGATTGCGGCCACGGGGTGGGCAGAAAGTGATGCAAGTTCCGCGACTTTTTCACAGCCGAGGACATTGGCATCTTCCTTTGTCGTGGTGGCACGGCAGGCACCGAGTCCGATATAATCGAGATCGAGAAGATTGGCCCGCACGATCTCCTCTTTGTTGTGTGTCGAAAGTCCAAGCCATCGCTCCTGGCCGATCGTTTCGCGGAGACGTTCGACAGCCGTTTCCATCGTCGTGCCGTAGCGCACGATATCCTCCTGGCCGAGGTGCACACCGCCGCATATCGGTGCAAGCTCCGGATGGTCGTTGACAATGACACGTCCCGGGAAAAGCGAGACGATATCTTCGAGCCTCGATCGTATCGTATCGACATCGCCGCTTTTATTGCGATACTGGAGAATTTCGGCCCCCCTTTCGCATGCACGGCCGACAAAGCGTTCAATACTCCATCCGCGCGCCTGCATCGAGGTTTCATCCAGCAGAGCGTAGAGTTTCACGCCCCCTCTTTGGCAAAGAGTTTCAGCAGTTCGCCGACGGTCTCCTTCAAAATACGTCGTGGAACCACTTTGTCGATAAGGCCATGTTCGAGAAGAAACTCCGAACGCTGGAACCCTTCGGGAAGATCGGCACCAATCGTCTGTTTGATGACACGCTGCCCCGCAAAGCCGATCAGTGCGTCGGGTTCGGCGAGGATGATGTCACCCAGCATGGCGAAGGAGGCACTGACACCGCCCATGGTCGGGTCGGTCAGAATGGAGATGAAAGGGAGTTTCGCATCGTCAAGCTTCGCCAACGCGGCACTGGTTTTGGCCATCTGCATCAAAGAGTAGGTGCTCTCCTGCATTCTGGCACCTCCGCTGGCACTGACGATGACCACGCCGCACCCCTTTTTCAGAGCCCTATCGACGGCACGGACGATCTTCTCCCCTTCCACCGAACCGAGACTGCCTCCCATGAACGCGAAATCGAAAACGACAAGCTCGGCCGCTTCGCCTTCGATCTCGCACGATCCGCTGATGACCGAAGAGGTTCTTCCGGTCTTCTTTTTCGCCTCTTCGAGCCGCTTTTTGTAACTCTTCTTGTCGACGAACTTCAACGGATCGACCGGCTCGAGTTCAGCGTCGTGTTCAACAAAGGTTCC
This genomic interval from Hydrogenimonas urashimensis contains the following:
- a CDS encoding thiamine phosphate synthase; the encoded protein is MKLYALLDETSMQARGWSIERFVGRACERGAEILQYRNKSGDVDTIRSRLEDIVSLFPGRVIVNDHPELAPICGGVHLGQEDIVRYGTTMETAVERLRETIGQERWLGLSTHNKEEIVRANLLDLDYIGLGACRATTTKEDANVLGCEKVAELASLSAHPVAAIGGVKPDDRIDHVTWLVVGSALYED
- the accD gene encoding acetyl-CoA carboxylase, carboxyltransferase subunit beta, translated to MNFGNIFKSIRKEHPKPAEAPAHWIKCKKCNALMYYKEIEANHYVCPKCGFHMRLTADQRIKLLADEGTFVEHDAELEPVDPLKFVDKKSYKKRLEEAKKKTGRTSSVISGSCEIEGEAAELVVFDFAFMGGSLGSVEGEKIVRAVDRALKKGCGVVIVSASGGARMQESTYSLMQMAKTSAALAKLDDAKLPFISILTDPTMGGVSASFAMLGDIILAEPDALIGFAGQRVIKQTIGADLPEGFQRSEFLLEHGLIDKVVPRRILKETVGELLKLFAKEGA